The DNA region ACTCCGTCACCAGTTTGTGGCGCTCCCGGGCAGCTGCACGTCACGCGGGTGGATGACGTAGGTGATCCCGTCGGTCGATGTCTGCCAGACCCGCTCGAAGTTCTCGCGGGTGTAGACGTTGCGCACCTCGTCGTTGGAGGCGTGGTTCGGGTCGTAGACGACCGGGTCGCCCTCGGCGGTGAAGCCGCCGATGACCAGCAGGTGGCCGTCGGTGCCGTAGCCCGCCTCCGGCATCTCCTCACGCTCCCAGCTGGCCGAGACGACCAGCGGGAAGCCGGCCGCGACCAGGGTCTCGGCCTCGGCCAGCGAACGGAGCCTGGTCACGGCCCCGTCCAGGCCCCAGCGGCCGGCGTAGGCGGTGTTGAACGGCCAGTTGCCGGCGCCCTCGTAGGCGTAGTCCCAGGTGTTGATCGCGGCGTAGGCGACCTGCGGGTCGCCGTTGGGCGCCTCGATGCCCTCCAGCTCGCTCGCCGGGACCTCGTGACCCCAGTGGTACTGCACCATCGTCGTCGACGTCGGCGAGCACCAGACCTGGCCGCCGCCGCCGAACTCCGGGTATTCGCCGCGGTGGATGTTCTGGCTGAACGGTGGGACGCCGAGGTCGATCGCGTCGTCGAGGGTCGGCGTGCTCGTTCCCGGGTAGGCGGAGTCGGGCAGGTATTCGTTGGTCAGCGTCGCGACCGATCGCAGGCTGGGGGAGACGGTCGCACCCTCGGGGCGCAGCAGGGTGACCCGGGTCTGGAACGCCTCGGGTTCCTTGCCGGTCCGGGCGACGTACGTGTCGGTGTAGAGCGCCGCGTCGGTGTCGCTCTGTCCCTCGACCGAGGTGCGGTGGATGTCGCCCGCGGCGAAGTCGTCGCCGGCCGTCCAGCGACCCATCACGAACCACTTCGTCCAGGTGCCGTCCGCCTTCCGGCCGCGGAACCGGATCTCGGCCCAGGTGCCGGTCGGGGTGTCGACGTCCCACGAGGTGATCGACTCGTCGATCGCGTACCCGGTCGTGACCACGGGCGAGGTCCAGGTGCCGAGCTCGTACGTCCTCGCCGAGCCGTCGCCGAACGGGTCGGTGTAGGTCGTCGTCTGGCTGCCATGGCCGATCCGGAGGGTGCCGTGCCGGTCCGGCCGCAGGTTGCTCGACCTGCCCTTCGCGAAGTCCTCGAGGCTGTTCCACCGGGTGAGGGTGATCTCGGTGGGCTGGGTCTCAGGCTCGGCCGCGTGGACCGGAGTCGTTGGTGCGACCAGGACGGCTGCGGCGGCGAGGGCGGCGACGTACGCGAGGCGGGACCGAGATCTCATGTCGGAACGCTATTCCTCCGCGGAACGCGCGGCCACGACAATTCGTCGGTGCCGGCTGGCATCCTGGTCGACGTGAACAACTTCGCATCCGACGGCTGGTTCAAGGACGAGTTCCACAAGAGGTATGCCGAGTCGGCCAAGGAGATCGGCAGGTTCAACCTCGCCGTCTTCGGTAAGACCGGCGTCGGCAAGTCGACGCTGGTCAACGCCGTCTTCGGGGCGGAGGTGGCGAAGACCGGGATCGGTGAGCCGGTGACGAAGGAGTCGACGCTCTACCTGCACACCAGCGGCTTCTTCGGGCTGCTCGACACCCAGGGCCTGGAGATCGGCATCGAGGGCGACCGGGTGATCCGCGATCTGGCGAAGCTCATCCAGGAGCGGCGGCGCAAGCCGCAGTCGGAGCAGATCCACGTCGCCTGGTACGCCGTACGTTTCGCCGATCGCCGCTTCGAGGACACCGAGGCCGCGTTCGTCCAGAAGCTCGCCGACCTGGGGCTGCCGGTCGTGCTGGTGATGACCCAGGTGCCGACCTCGCCGACCGGCGCCTACCACCCGGACGCGGTCGAGTTCGCCCAGCAGATCGACGCGCGCGGCCTGCCCGTGCACGGCGCGCGGGTCTACCTGACCAACGCGAAGGCCGACGACTTCTCGGGCCAGCAGGTCCACGGCCTGCAGGAACTTGTTGATGCCACCTTTCGATGCGCGCCTGCAGGCGTCGAGGAGGCCCTCACCGCGGCGCAGAGGGTGGATCTCAAGCGGAAGCAGGAGCAGGCGAACACCGTGATCGCGGGCGCCGCGACCGCGGCCGGCGCCGCCGGTGCCACCCCGATCCCGTTCTCCGACGCGGTCGTCCTGGTGCCGATCCAGCTCGGGATGATGGCGCGCATCTCGGCGATCTACGGCATCGAGGTGGACAAGGCGGCGATGGCGTCGATCGCCGCCACCGCGGCCGCCACCCAGGCCGGGCGCACCGTGGCCGGCAACCTGCTCAAGCTGGTCCCCGGCTTCGGCACCGTCGGCGGCGGCGCGATCAACGCCACCGTCGCCGCGGGCTTCACCGGCGCCATCGGCGCCGCCTGGTCGGCCGTCTGCGTCAAGCTCGGCGAGGGCAAGCTCCGAGGCGTCAACGGGGCCCTGGACACCGAGAGCATCCGGTCGTTGTTCCTCGACGAGCTGAAGAACCAGGTCTCGAAGCTGAAGCTCCACGCCAAGGAGAAGTGAGACCTCTCAGTCGGCCATCGCCGCCTCGTACGCCGCAGCGAGCTGCTCGCTCGCGCGCGGAGCGTCCGGGTCGGGCCGAGGCGTGCCGAGGTGGAGCTCGCGGAGCTCGTCCATGAACGACTCGACCATCTCGGGACCCGCGTCGCGCAGCAGCTCCGCACGCACCCGTAGCTGCCGGGTGCCGCACATCGCGCCGGTCCTCTTGGGCGACGGCATCCGTCTCTACGACAACCCCGGCGGCGAGCCGATCCGGCTGCACAACCTCATCGGCGACGATCCGCACCTGGAGGTCGACCTCCGCTACGCCGCCGCGCGTTCCTGAGGCCCTAGGGTGCAGGCGTGGTCAGCCTTCTCTCGCTCCCGCTCCTGCAGACTCCCCGCGCCCGCGTCGCTCGCGCGCTTCGGTCGGTGACCGGCGGCCGCAGCCCTCTCGATGAACGGACCGTGCTGATCACCGGCGCCAGCTCCGGGATCGGTGAGGCCACCGCGTACGCCGCGGCGCGACGTGGCGCGCACGTGCTCCTCGCCGCACGCCGGAGCGAGGAGCTCGAGCGGGTGCGGAAGGGCATCGAGGTGAGCGGCGGGAAGGCGTCGACGTACGTCGTGGACATGGCAGACGGCGACTCGATCGACGCGCTGGTGGAGCGGCTGCTGGCCGAGCACGGCGCGGTCGACTACCTGGTCAACAACGCGGGTCGGTCGATCCGGCGCTCGCTGGAGCTGACCCACGACCGCTTCCACGACTTCGAGCGGATGATGGCGGTCAACTACTTCGGTGCGGTGCGGCTCACGATGGGCCTGCTGCCGGCGATGCGCGCCCAGCGGTTCGGCCACGTGGTCAACATCGTCACCTGGGGCAACCAGATCAAGGCGCCGAAGTTCGCCGCCTACATCGCCGCGAAGTCTGCCCTCGACGTCTTCGGGCGGATCTTGAGCCGCGAGGCCTACTTCGACAACGTCACCTGCACCAACATGCGGGTCGCGATCGTCCGGACGCCGATGATCGCGCCGACCGCGGAGTACGAGGGCCGCGGCGAGAGCCCCGAGGAGTGCGCCGAGCGGGTCGTCCGGGCGCTCGAGGACCGGCCGGTCACGGTGGACGGCGCGTTCGGCTCGGTCTTCGAGATCCTCAACATCGCGGCTCCCCGGCTGGCCGATCTCGCGATGGCGGTCTCCCACGTGCGTACGCCGGACTCGGCTGCGGCTCGTGGAGTGGATGTTCATCCAGGTATGCAGCGGAGCATCCACTTCCCTGGCGGAGCTCCACGAGGGGAGTGATGGTTCGTCTGCGTACCTAGACGAACATCCACCCGGATCACCCCGCCCGGCGCATCGCCCGAAAGAGCCGTTCGATCGACTCGGCGGGGCGGTCGTAGTCGGACCAGATGAATCGGATCATCGCCGACCTGGTCAGCTCGCGCAGCTCGTCCTCTCGGCGCTACTCCTCGAACACCACGTCACCCGGGTTCTGGCCAGGCTCGAGCAGCCTGCCGTACTTGACCTTTCCGTCGAACTCGCCGAGCAGCCCGTACTGCGGCCATGCCCAGTCCGTGATGCCGGCGAGCGTGCCGTCGGGGCGACGCACCTCGTACTGCAGGACGGGCCGGGGGACGCCGTAGCGTTTGAACATCGCCGTGCCTCGCGACTCGCCGACCGAGCCTGAGCGCCCGTCGGCGTAGGGCAGCACCGTTCCCACGCGACGCATGAAGGGCCAGTGCTCCATGATCGAGTACGCCGCGTCGAGCTGTTCCCGGTTGAACCTCTTGCTCCGCAGACCTGAGTCGAGCAGGCACCACGCCGCCTCGCTGTCGATGCGTGATGCTGTCTCGAGTACGCACCGTTCCGGGCGCACCACCCGCTGACCTTCCACCTCGATGATGTCGTCGTGACCGGTGAACCCTTCATGGTGCACCACGTCACCCTCGATCCGGCCCGGGCCTCCGTCGAGCCGGGTGACGTGCACGCGGTCGAGCGGGACCCGCCAGAGATCGATGTCGTGGCGTACGACTCCTGACGCGTGGCTCAACGCTACATTCGGCCCGAGCGCGTGGAGCACGGCGCTGGAGCGCACGCGGTGACGGCCGACGTCGTCGAGGTCCGCCCATGCGGCCGCCGAGGCGTAGGCGCCCCTTCTGATCCGGTGCCACTCCTTGCGCCGAACCATCTTGGTGATCTCGCGGTCGGCGTAGCCCGCCGCCTTGGCGTGTTGTGTCGTGAAGAAGCCGGCTCGTTCGACGGCAAGGTCCAGTTCATCCATGGCCCGACGGTCGCCCGGTCGCGACTGCGTTTCCAGCCCGATCCGGATGCGTGTGGATAACCCGTGCGTGAGATGCCCATGTGGATGGTCAGCGGCCCGGCGGATGGTGGTCTAGGTACGCAGCCGAACCGTCACTCCCCTCGTGGAACTCCGCTGGGGAAGTGGATGTTCGTCTGCATACCTAGACGAACATCCACCCCCCCTCACCACCGGCCGCGATGGACGACCTCCTCGAGCGGGGCCCGCTTGCGGCGAGTGGGCGAGCCCTTGGCGCCGCCGGATGCGGGGTGTCCGATGGTGACGGCGCCGATGGGGTCGAAGTCGTCGGGGATGTCGAACGCCTTGCGGACCGCGGCGTCGGACTCCGGCGGGATGCCGAAGTAGAGCGCGCCGAGGCCCTCGTCGACCACCGTCTGCAGGATCAGCATGGTCGCCATCGCGGTGTCCATGTGCCAGAACGGCATCGGCCAGTGGGCCTCGTCGCGGTCGGTCCAGCCCTTGTCGGGCTCGGCGTAGCGGTCCAGGTAGGCGGCCTTAGAGGAGCACGGGATGACGATCACCGGAGCCGTCATCATCCCGGTCAGCCACCTGTCGGGGTTGTCCACGTCGGCCGTGGCCTCCCAGTAGCGGCGTACGTCCTCGGGGGTGTCGAGCACGAGGAAGGCCCAGCCCTGGGAGAAGCCGGCCGACGGCGCCCGGGTGGCGTTGTGCAGGATCTTGTCGATCACCTCAGGGTCGACCGGATCGCTGGTGTAGCTGCGGACCATCTTGCGGCGGCGTACGACCTCGGAGAACTCCATAGGCCCAGTCTGTCGTCTAAGGCGGTCGGGCCGGGGCTGAGGTCGGAAAGTAAGGCGCGCGACCGATCCCGGCACCTACCTCAGCGGAGGAGTCTTCTCGATGTCAGCAGGACAGCCCAGCAGGGCAACGAAACCAGGAGATCGAGATGTACAGCACCGTAGGTTACGAAGCAGAGGTCAAGTACCGCCGCCAGCAGATCCAGAAGGACCTGGCCAAGCGCCAGCGGGCCAGCGAGGCTCGTCAGACCCGACGCAACCGCACCCGCTGAGATGCGGGCGCGGGACCCACAACGCCGAGCAGGAGAGATCCGGCTCGGCGTTGTTCCATGTCCGGGCCACGGAAAAGAGGACGAAGGGGTGTCCGATGGCGCGATGATTGCGCCCATGGCTCAGAGTGCCGAGAGGCTGATCGGACGCGACGCCGATCTGGAGACGCTGACGGGCCTGCTGGGGCTGGCCGGTCCGGACGGCACGGCGCAGCCGGGTGCGGGCAGGCATGTCCTCCTCGCCGGCGACGCCGGTGTCGGGAAGACCAGGATCCTGCGCGAGCTCCGCGCCCGTGCCACCGGGGACGGCAGGCAGGCGCTGGTGGGGCACTGTCTCGACTTCGGCGACAGCGCCGAGGCCTATCTGCCCTTCACCGAGATCCTCGACACCATCACCACCGCGCTGCCCGACGTGGTCGCGCAGGTCGCCGACGTACATCCGGCGCTCCTGCGGATGGCGCCGGTCGCCCGTGCGCTCGGCGGGGCTGACACCGCCGTCCAGGAGGCGCTCGACCGGGGCAACCTCTTCGCCGCGATCCATGCGCTCCTGGAGCACGCGGCCGAGAAGGCGCCGGTGCTGGTCGTCGTCGAGGACACCCACTGGGCCGACCAGTCGACCCGCGACCTGCTGACCTTCCTGTTCACCCGGCCCTTCGTCGGCCCGGTGACGATCGTCGCGTCCTACCGTGCCGACGACCTCCACCGCCGCCACCCGCTGCGCCGCCAGCTCGCCGAGTGGACCCGGCTGCCGTCGGTCGAGCGGTTCCATCTCGGCCGGCTCTCGGACGACGACGTACGCATCCTGGTCGGCGAGCTCACCGGCCAGCTCGCCGACGAGACCGACGTCGAGAGCGTCGTACGCCGCGCCGACGGCAACGCCTTCTTCGTCGAGGAGCTGGTGCAGGCCGCGGGCGCCGACGAGCTGCCCTGGGACCTCGCCGACCTGCTGCTGATCAGGCTGGAGCAGCTCGACGCGACCGCGCGCGAGGTGGTTGACACCGCCAGCGCCGCCGGCCGCGACGTCAGCGACGAGCTCCTCGAGGCCGTCGCCGGTCTCGACCGGGCCACCCTCGACGCCGGGCTGAGGCAGGCGATCGAGCGCGCCATCCTGGTGCCGCGCGAGGACGGCTACTACGTCTTCCGGCACGCCCTGCTCGGCGAGGCGGTCTACGACGACCTGCTCCCGGGGGAGCGGGTCCGGCTCCACCAGCGGTACGTCGAGGCGCTGCGCAGCGACCTCTCGACCGGCAGCGCGGCCGGGCTGGCCCGCCACGCCCGCCTTGCCGGCGACCACGAGACCGCGCTCGTCGCCGGGATCGCGGCCGGTGACGAGGCCGCGGCCACCGGTGGTCCCGACGAGGCCTCCCAGCACTATCAGCAGGCGATCGCCCTGCTCGCCGGCCGGGCTGGCTCCGACCACGACACCCAGCGCCTCGTCGACCTGGTGGTGAAGGCCAGCGACGCGATGGTGGCCGCCGGCCACGCCGACCGCGCCGGGAAGCTGGCTCGTGAGCAGCGGGAGTCGCTCCCGGCCGACGCGCCCGGCCTGTGGCGCGCGCAGCTGATGACGGTCGAGATCGAGACCAGCTTCGCCTACGTCAACGACGTCCAGGTGGGGGAGCTCGCGGAGGCGGCGATGGCCGAGCTTCCCGAGGACGCCCCGCCGATCGTGCGTGCGCGGCTGCTCGCGGCGTACGCCCGGACGCTGATGATCTACCGGCGTCACGACGACGCCGAGAGAGCCGGCCGGGAGGCGCTGGCGCTGGCCGAGGAGCTCGGCCGGACCGGTCTCGCCGCGGAGGTGGCGGTGACGCTGGCCGGGTCGTGGGGGCGCCCGCCGCAGCCCTGGATCGAGCCGCTGCGCGAGGCCGTGGCCAGGGCCGCCAAGGTCGGCGCCCTCCACCCGGAGCTGCGTGGGCGGATCCAGCTCGGCTTCGCCCTCGACGCCGCCGACCGGCTCGACGAGGCCGGCGAGAACTACCGCAGTGCCTTCGAGCTCGGCGTGGAGCGGGGCGTCCCGTGGGCGCCGTACTCGTTCGACGCCCGGATCGCCTGGCTCGACCATCTCCACACCGCCGGCCGCTGGGACGAGGCGCTCGCGCTCACCGACGCGTACGGCATCCCGCCGGCGCTGTGGCCGTGGCTGGAGTCGAAGCGGCTGATGATCGAGCAGGCTCGCGGCGCCGATGTCGGCGCGGAGGCACGGCGGCTGCGGCCGTCGTGGAAGCAGGAGGTCGCCACCGCCAGCGAGTCGGTGCCGGTGGAGATCAGGGCCGCCGGCGCCCGTGGGGACGTGGACGCGGTGGTCGAGGCGTACGAGGCCGGCGTCGCGGCCCTCACGACCGGCTGGGGGAAGTGGTTCGGCGCCCACGCCCGGCTCGCGGCGATCGCCGTCGGTGCGATCAGCGCGGCGATCCCGGCTCTTCCCGCTGGTGAGCGGCCCGAAGTGATGGCGCGGGTCGACCGCATCATCGCGAAGGGCACCAGGCCCGCCGGGTCGAAGCAGCCCTGGGGACTGGAGGGCCAGGCGTGGTCGGCGCGGCTGCGCGCGGAGGGGCTCCGCGCCCACTGGCTGGCCGGCATCGCCGTTCCGGACCAGGC from Nocardioides luteus includes:
- a CDS encoding C39 family peptidase; the protein is MRSRSRLAYVAALAAAAVLVAPTTPVHAAEPETQPTEITLTRWNSLEDFAKGRSSNLRPDRHGTLRIGHGSQTTTYTDPFGDGSARTYELGTWTSPVVTTGYAIDESITSWDVDTPTGTWAEIRFRGRKADGTWTKWFVMGRWTAGDDFAAGDIHRTSVEGQSDTDAALYTDTYVARTGKEPEAFQTRVTLLRPEGATVSPSLRSVATLTNEYLPDSAYPGTSTPTLDDAIDLGVPPFSQNIHRGEYPEFGGGGQVWCSPTSTTMVQYHWGHEVPASELEGIEAPNGDPQVAYAAINTWDYAYEGAGNWPFNTAYAGRWGLDGAVTRLRSLAEAETLVAAGFPLVVSASWEREEMPEAGYGTDGHLLVIGGFTAEGDPVVYDPNHASNDEVRNVYTRENFERVWQTSTDGITYVIHPRDVQLPGSATNW
- a CDS encoding GTPase family protein; the encoded protein is MPAGILVDVNNFASDGWFKDEFHKRYAESAKEIGRFNLAVFGKTGVGKSTLVNAVFGAEVAKTGIGEPVTKESTLYLHTSGFFGLLDTQGLEIGIEGDRVIRDLAKLIQERRRKPQSEQIHVAWYAVRFADRRFEDTEAAFVQKLADLGLPVVLVMTQVPTSPTGAYHPDAVEFAQQIDARGLPVHGARVYLTNAKADDFSGQQVHGLQELVDATFRCAPAGVEEALTAAQRVDLKRKQEQANTVIAGAATAAGAAGATPIPFSDAVVLVPIQLGMMARISAIYGIEVDKAAMASIAATAAATQAGRTVAGNLLKLVPGFGTVGGGAINATVAAGFTGAIGAAWSAVCVKLGEGKLRGVNGALDTESIRSLFLDELKNQVSKLKLHAKEK
- a CDS encoding SDR family NAD(P)-dependent oxidoreductase gives rise to the protein MVSLLSLPLLQTPRARVARALRSVTGGRSPLDERTVLITGASSGIGEATAYAAARRGAHVLLAARRSEELERVRKGIEVSGGKASTYVVDMADGDSIDALVERLLAEHGAVDYLVNNAGRSIRRSLELTHDRFHDFERMMAVNYFGAVRLTMGLLPAMRAQRFGHVVNIVTWGNQIKAPKFAAYIAAKSALDVFGRILSREAYFDNVTCTNMRVAIVRTPMIAPTAEYEGRGESPEECAERVVRALEDRPVTVDGAFGSVFEILNIAAPRLADLAMAVSHVRTPDSAAARGVDVHPGMQRSIHFPGGAPRGE
- a CDS encoding type IV toxin-antitoxin system AbiEi family antitoxin domain-containing protein, which produces MDELDLAVERAGFFTTQHAKAAGYADREITKMVRRKEWHRIRRGAYASAAAWADLDDVGRHRVRSSAVLHALGPNVALSHASGVVRHDIDLWRVPLDRVHVTRLDGGPGRIEGDVVHHEGFTGHDDIIEVEGQRVVRPERCVLETASRIDSEAAWCLLDSGLRSKRFNREQLDAAYSIMEHWPFMRRVGTVLPYADGRSGSVGESRGTAMFKRYGVPRPVLQYEVRRPDGTLAGITDWAWPQYGLLGEFDGKVKYGRLLEPGQNPGDVVFEE
- a CDS encoding nitroreductase family protein; its protein translation is MEFSEVVRRRKMVRSYTSDPVDPEVIDKILHNATRAPSAGFSQGWAFLVLDTPEDVRRYWEATADVDNPDRWLTGMMTAPVIVIPCSSKAAYLDRYAEPDKGWTDRDEAHWPMPFWHMDTAMATMLILQTVVDEGLGALYFGIPPESDAAVRKAFDIPDDFDPIGAVTIGHPASGGAKGSPTRRKRAPLEEVVHRGRW
- a CDS encoding helix-turn-helix transcriptional regulator; this translates as MAQSAERLIGRDADLETLTGLLGLAGPDGTAQPGAGRHVLLAGDAGVGKTRILRELRARATGDGRQALVGHCLDFGDSAEAYLPFTEILDTITTALPDVVAQVADVHPALLRMAPVARALGGADTAVQEALDRGNLFAAIHALLEHAAEKAPVLVVVEDTHWADQSTRDLLTFLFTRPFVGPVTIVASYRADDLHRRHPLRRQLAEWTRLPSVERFHLGRLSDDDVRILVGELTGQLADETDVESVVRRADGNAFFVEELVQAAGADELPWDLADLLLIRLEQLDATAREVVDTASAAGRDVSDELLEAVAGLDRATLDAGLRQAIERAILVPREDGYYVFRHALLGEAVYDDLLPGERVRLHQRYVEALRSDLSTGSAAGLARHARLAGDHETALVAGIAAGDEAAATGGPDEASQHYQQAIALLAGRAGSDHDTQRLVDLVVKASDAMVAAGHADRAGKLAREQRESLPADAPGLWRAQLMTVEIETSFAYVNDVQVGELAEAAMAELPEDAPPIVRARLLAAYARTLMIYRRHDDAERAGREALALAEELGRTGLAAEVAVTLAGSWGRPPQPWIEPLREAVARAAKVGALHPELRGRIQLGFALDAADRLDEAGENYRSAFELGVERGVPWAPYSFDARIAWLDHLHTAGRWDEALALTDAYGIPPALWPWLESKRLMIEQARGADVGAEARRLRPSWKQEVATASESVPVEIRAAGARGDVDAVVEAYEAGVAALTTGWGKWFGAHARLAAIAVGAISAAIPALPAGERPEVMARVDRIIAKGTRPAGSKQPWGLEGQAWSARLRAEGLRAHWLAGIAVPDQAELVDAWRASVDAFQAFPHIHELAWSRARLAEILRAGGDTAAARELADQARETAKRLGAQPLLDHLLALGTTPQRSAAGPSGQLTARESEILALVAAGRSNGEIGKQLFISTKTVSVHVSNILAKLGASGRTEAAAIGRRRGLVD